GTGTAGGTAAAACAACCCTACTCAAAACTATCATGGGTTTACTCAAACCCCGTAGCGGTACTATTAATTTAGCTGAACAATTAATCAACTCTAAATCTCCCGACCAAAGAGCAAAGTTAGGAATTGGTTATGTCCCCCAAGGAAGAGAAATTATCCCCCGATTGACAGTTAAAGAAAATCTGCTGCTGGGGTTAGAAGCTAGAAAGAAAGCAGTAAAAAAAGCAGAAATTCCAGAGGAAGTTTTTAGCTTATTCCCAGTGTTAAAGACCATGCTTTCGCGGATGGGTGGTGATTTGAGTGGGGGACAACAGCAACAATTGGCGATCGCACGTGCTTTAATGGGAGAACCTCAACTACTCGTCTTAGATGAACCCACCGAAGGTATTCAACCCTCCATCATCCTAGAAATTGAAGCCGCAGTGCGTCGCATCGTCGAAACTACAGGCATTTCGGTTTTATTGGTAGAGCAACATTTGCACTTTGTCCGTCAGGCTGATTACTATTACGCTATGCAAAAAGGTGGTATTGTCGCCTCCGGTTCCACAGATGAACTCAGCCAAGATGTGATTCAACGCTTTTTAGCTGTTTAATATTTGATATTTCTATATCAACAGTGTCAGAAGTAATCAAGTCTGCGGCTTCTTGTAAAAGCTCATTCTGTTCTTTTTGAATTGCTTCTAAGCGCTGGGAAATTTCTACCAATCTTTGTTGTTTATTTGGTTGAAAACTTTCAGGTGGCAAAGCTGGTATGTTATCAGCTTGTTTAGCACCTGTGATTTTTTGAAAAGTAAAACTACCAAATTTAGCTAATGATAAAAAGCTAACTTTAATCAAAGCCTGAAGCAATTTTAACGGAACTTGCAGTATTGACCAACTAGCTGTTTCAATCAAGCGGACAATTGCTTTGATGATGCTCCAACTGAGAGCGATCGCAAACAGCAAAACCACTATACTAATAATTGGGTGATTAGTCGCCCAACCTAGTATTTGAACTAACCTAAAAAATATCGGATGTTGTGTTAACCAATCATTTGTAGAAGATGTAATCGCACCTTTTACTGCTCCTGATGTTGTACTCTTAAATTGCTCCGCTGTTTGCCAAGTTTGCTCTAAGCTGGTTGTAACTGTATCAATTGCTTTATCAGTTGTTGTATTTAAAGACTCTCCAACTCGTTGTACTGAGTTATTTAGAGAGTTAACGCTTCCACCCACAAAATTTTTCACATTTTGCAAGCGTTGTAAAACTCCATTAGGCAAATGTATATCTATTTGAGATACCATAGAACAATTCACCGAGGTCGAAATCTAACCATACAGGTATACCAAAACTTCCAGGAGAAATCTGATTACTTTTCAAAACTCTCTAACTCGAAGCACTAGTATAAAACCGCAACGCAAACCGCCAAAACCAAGTAGAAGCAAAAAACAACAACATTGCTAATATTGCCGCACCTATCAACCAGCTAATTTCACTCCGACCCAACAGCACTTCGGCTGGTACAGTAGTTAAAAAAGCTACTGGCATCACAAAGGTGAAGAAAAAGCGGTAAGCAGTGGGATATGCAGCAATAGGATATCGCCCAGCTTCTAACAAGCCACGCAGTACTTCGGTAGCGTTGTATATTTTTACGAACCAAATACTTGTTGCTCCCAGCATAAACCACAGGCTGTACAAAATCACTAAGCTGAACAATAACGGCAACAAACCAAGTAAATAGCCGTCTATTCCTATACCGAGGCGTTTACCTGCATAGCCAATGATAATACTACCAAAAATTAGATCCGGCAGTCCCCAAGGTGAAAGGGTATGAGTGGAAAGCCAAAACTGACTGCGAATAGGTTTTAATAAAATAAAGTCTAAAGTGCCTTCCTGGACATGGCGGACAATACGATTTAAGTTCGACGACAGAAAAGTAGCAGAAAATCCTTGGAGTAAGGTAAAAATTCCTAAAACCACTAAAGCTGCTTCCCATGTCCAGCCACTAAAAGTGTATCCAGTCCGGTAAAACAAGAATAGTCCAAAGAGGCTACCAGCAAGATTTCCCAAGCTGCTGAGGGTAGCTATGAAAAAATTAATCCGATATTCCAATTCTGCGGCGATCGCAGCACCCCAAAATAGTCTTAGTACTTTCAAATATCTTGGCATTTTGCACCTCTAACCCCACATCTACCATCTGTCATGAGATTTATCAGATTAAAAAATAACTTTACGTAAATTTCATATTACTTTTTATTCAAAAATATTGCTGAACGTTAAGATATTTTAGGCCTATGTTTAACGGTAAAAGGTTTTATGCATTTAAATTTACCAGACCTAATTACAAAAATTGGCTACTTTGGGGTATGGGCAATTGTCTTTGCGGAATCTGGCTTGCTAATTGGTTTTTTTCTGCCAGGAGATAGTTTGCTATTTACGGCTGGATTTCTTGCATCTCTTCCACAATCAGGGTTTAACATTTGGGTTCTGATTTTTGGTGCTTTTGTTTGTGCAGTCCTTGGTGATAATGTTGGCTACGCTACAGGACACAGATTTGGTAGAAAATTATTTCAGAAAGAAGATTCATGGTTATTTCATAAAAAACACTTGGTAAAAACCCAGGATTTTTATGAAAAGCATGGCAAGAAAACGCTAGTTTTGGCGAGGTTTACACCGATTATTCGCACTTTTGCGCCGATTGTGGCTGGACTTGGGGCGATGCATTACCGTACATTTATGTCTTACAACTTAATCGGTGGATTCTTGTGGACATTCGGAATCACCTTTTTAGGATTTTTCTTAGGAAAATCTCTGCCACCTGAACAGGTAGATAAGTATTTGTTACCGATTATTGGCTTAATTATAGTTATTTCTTTACTACCATCGATTATCCATGTAATTCAAGAAAGTCGAGCAAATAAAGGTTAAATTCCTCTTACTACTTCTAGAAAGGTAAATTAATTATCTAATCTTAAGCAGATTGCCCCATAAAGAGAATATGGCGTAGGGTATAGGGCAAAGTCTTTAGTCTGCAAAAATACTACTTAGGGAGAATGACACGCAAACCCCAGAAGTTAATAATACTGTCATGATTTTCTCAAACATCAATCTTTATCTGTTCCTAGAAAATTTCCTCTTTTTCTTAATTGCCACACTTTTGATTGTAGTTATCAACTGGGGCTGGAAAGACACAAAGCCTTATACTCTACCTTTACCATTTCCCGGTTGGTATAAAATATGGTTTGGCTCAGTGCAACTGCTAGGAGTATTACTGCCATTAGTGTTTATGCTATTGTGGGGTGTGTGGTGGGGCGATCGCACTGTGTTAACTGTGCTTGGTTGGTATTTTATCGTATTAGGGTTGCAAATTATCTCTGAAAGAGTGACCCTCAGGCAGTTGCAAAATGTCGTGTGGGTGATGGTTCCTTATATATATCTCCCTTACCGCTTCTGGCAATTGTATGAGGGTTTGACAATTTTGGATTCTCAAAGCGAGTTGCTGTGGGTACGGTATTTATTGATTTTTGAATTGGTGCTGTGGATTGTTAACTACGCCATCGATGTATCTCAATTGCCACGGCTGTTTCGCTGGGAAGTACAATCTAACTCTGATATTAGCTAGGGATTAATCGCAGAATTAGCCATTTTTATTAGAGAAGTGCGATCGCCTGCTTTCAACCCAACAACATATTGCACACCCTGTTGTCTCCAAGTCAAGGTAGCATCTGAGCAATTAGCACCACAAGCAAAATCTACAAAATAGCCAGTGATACCCTTAGCTAAGGATACAGTTTTACCAGTCAGGCGGGGTGTTTTGCGGGTTACAGCTTCAGCCGAAAGCACACCCAAACGGCAAGCAGTTCCACCACTACAGTCGGGACTGAAACCCAAGAGAATATCATAATTATTTTTTGTAGCAGCTTCTATAATTGCGTAAATTCGATTTTCCCCATCCGACTCAGGAATAAACTTCGGTAATAAAATCTTAATTTGAGTCTTTTGCTTTAATTTAGGCAGAATAGATTTAAAAACCGGGTGTGGCTGGGTTTTACTCTGCTGTGCTATCAGTTGGGACTGCTTGTCGATATTAGCTATGGCTGACTGATGGAAGCTGCTAACGCTGACTAATAAAAATACGGCACACACAGCACTAGTAGTCTGCCAACCCAAAAATGCTAAGTGAGGACTGGGGAAAGGGGAAAGGGAAAAGGGTAAGAGATTTAAACCCTTTCTCCCTTCCCCCTTACCCTTTACCCCGCCAAGTTCACTTGGCGAACTACTAGTATTTCTAAAGTTGAAAATCATCTTTGAAAACCTATTTCATCTGAAGTACTTATTTGTAATACCCATTTTGAGTATCAAATTACGTATTTAACAGATGAAGCGATCACGCCGATGTTATAACTATGAAGTATGTATTGCAGTAAATATTATACTAGTAGTTTCCTTACTTAGTATCTGTGTATTTAAAAATGGCTGTATCAGCGTCCAGAGAGTTAGACTGTTTTATTTATACACGAAAAAGCGCTTGAGGTTTTGCTCACTCAAGCGCTTTCTCGTAAAAGCTTATACCAACTCACTTGTTTGATGCAACATTTGAAATCTGCAACACTCCCTGAGGAGAGAGTATTACGGGGATAACTTGTGACAAACATCTGGTGAAATGGTATCACTCCTTGCACTAACTAAGAATATCTCTTTTGCAAGAATACCGGGGATCTAGTGAGTGACAGTTTATAAACTGAACACTAGTTAAAAACGACTCACCATGAATAGTAACTAAAAAGACCAAGCATAATTGTAGCAATTTTGTAAGTATAGTATAAAAACTTATAGTTTCTTCGCGTAGACGTAGCTCAACCTCAGGCATCGCCTACCGCTCAGTGCTGTATTAAAATGTGCAGCAATTGGTAGCATAAATATCTCAACTTCGGCGGCAAATGAATCGCCATCAAATCAGCCAAAGAAGTCTTGGATATTAGCATCGAAGTCATTTTGACTGAAATAAATCATCACCTCCTCTTATATATGGAGGTATTCTTTAGAGAATGGCAAGCAAGGAAAAAATTTCAGACCCAAGTAGATTGAAAAATTTGGGTTGGGTATCTTCTATCTCTTAGCAAACGGTGACATCCAAGTATTCCGCATAGTGTAGGCGGTTACTTCCTTCGTGGAAGCAAA
This Nostoc sp. C052 DNA region includes the following protein-coding sequences:
- a CDS encoding ABC transporter permease, yielding MPRYLKVLRLFWGAAIAAELEYRINFFIATLSSLGNLAGSLFGLFLFYRTGYTFSGWTWEAALVVLGIFTLLQGFSATFLSSNLNRIVRHVQEGTLDFILLKPIRSQFWLSTHTLSPWGLPDLIFGSIIIGYAGKRLGIGIDGYLLGLLPLLFSLVILYSLWFMLGATSIWFVKIYNATEVLRGLLEAGRYPIAAYPTAYRFFFTFVMPVAFLTTVPAEVLLGRSEISWLIGAAILAMLLFFASTWFWRFALRFYTSASS
- the urtE gene encoding urea ABC transporter ATP-binding subunit UrtE → MLKISNLNVYYSESHILRNVDLSVPTGQMVCLIGRNGVGKTTLLKTIMGLLKPRSGTINLAEQLINSKSPDQRAKLGIGYVPQGREIIPRLTVKENLLLGLEARKKAVKKAEIPEEVFSLFPVLKTMLSRMGGDLSGGQQQQLAIARALMGEPQLLVLDEPTEGIQPSIILEIEAAVRRIVETTGISVLLVEQHLHFVRQADYYYAMQKGGIVASGSTDELSQDVIQRFLAV
- a CDS encoding DedA family protein, whose translation is MHLNLPDLITKIGYFGVWAIVFAESGLLIGFFLPGDSLLFTAGFLASLPQSGFNIWVLIFGAFVCAVLGDNVGYATGHRFGRKLFQKEDSWLFHKKHLVKTQDFYEKHGKKTLVLARFTPIIRTFAPIVAGLGAMHYRTFMSYNLIGGFLWTFGITFLGFFLGKSLPPEQVDKYLLPIIGLIIVISLLPSIIHVIQESRANKG